In the Thermomicrobiales bacterium genome, GTGCCACCGTGTTCCTCCTGAGGCGTGGAGCTGTGGTCGATCGTTGGCAGAATGGGCGGCATTGGCCGGCGGACGCCGAGAGCGATCTGGACCGAGCGCCCGATCGCCGCGCGTATCTCGCTCCATTGGCTTGGCGGCGCGACAACCGTGATCCCCAACTCGGCAGCCCGCTCACGCGAGATACGCAGCGCCATCGGAAGCCGCCGTTCGATCGACTGGCGACGGATCACCAGGATGGTCGTAATCATGACCGAGGACACCACGATGACCCCAACCGCAAACAGGATCGCCAGCGCGGCGAGTGCCCACGGAGTGTCCTTGCCGACGGTGGAGTCGGCCGTGATTGACGTCGGTTCATCGAGTGAGAGTGTCCACCTCGCGCTGTCATTCCCGATCTTTTGTCCGGTCGAGTCCCGAATGCGTCCCGGCATCGTCGCGGTGTAGGTGATTGTGACGGCGTCGGGCAGCGCACTGGGTGACTGCGGCTGTCGTGAAGCGGGAAGAATTGACTCGATCGCCGCCCGAAGGGTCTGCCCATCGAAGGTCAGCTCGAGGTGATACTTGTTGCCACCAACAGCCGGGTTCGACCGTGTGAACGTGCCCTGAAACGGGGCAATCGGGCTGCTATCGGATCGATTCAGCATCGAGTTGATGAGACTGTTGAGCTCGGCCGCCGCATTGCCTGCGTCGGACGACGACCGTGCCGCACGGAGACCCAGCTGAGTCGCGCTGTCGATTCGCTGGACTTCGTAACCATCACTGGTCATTCGTTCGTCGACCCTGGCGATTTCGTTCGTGAGGCGGGTGACTTCGGCTGGCTCCAACAAGTCGCGCTGGAAGGTGATTACCAGACGGTGGCCGGCGGAGCCGTCGACGACGAAGGTTGACCCGAAATCGACGTTGACGCACGCTGACAGCACCAGCGCAAGGAGGATTACCGCTGCGCCGCGTGGCAGTCCGTGTCTGGTGGGCCAGCGACTCGCACAGGGAGCGTCGTGTGCCGTCAATCGCGCCTCCAAACGTCCAGTCGTCAGGCCTTCACGTGACTGCCCGACAGGCGTATAGCATACGTTCACCACTTGTCGCGATGCACGTAACTCGTCCATGCTTGAGAACGACTACAGATCGAGGGGACTTGCCGTGTATCACCGTGCGCCGATCCCGACATCGCTGGCGATGATCATTGCAACGCAGCCGGCAGGTGAGGCCGGCCGGATCGACTACGCGTTCCAGTTCGCCGCGGCGGCGCATGGCACGCAACTGCGCGATGAGGGAACGCCGTTCATCGACCACCCGGTTGCAGTCGCTGCGATCCTCTGGGGCGAGCTGGGAAACCGTGATCCCGACATGATCGTGGCGGCGTTGATGCACGACGTGCTCGAAGATTGCGCAGGAATCGATCCGATAGCGTTGGCTGATCTCATCGGACCGCGCGCATTCAATCTCGTCGTGAGCGTCACTAAGCCGCCAGCGCCAGACGAGCGCAAACCGGAGCGAGATCGGGCCTATCTCGACGCGTTACGGCTGTCATCCTCCGATGTCCGACTGTTGAAGCTTGCTGACCGGATTCATAACCTGCGGGAAGTCATCCACTCGGGTGATCCCGCCAAGGCTCGGCGCTATCTCGAGGCGAGTCGGCTGGAGTTCTACCCCCTCGCGCTCGCGACAAGCGCCGTCGCTGCGCGTCTGGTGTCCGACGCATGCGACGCCATCGAACGATACCTGGAGGAGATGGACGCATAGGTCAGCCTCAGATCGACGCCGGGATCTTCCCTGTTGCCATCGCTGTCTCGATACGCTTCGCAGTGATCGGCACCCGGACCCGGAATGTCGTGCCGTCTCCGAGCTCACTGTCGACATCGATTTCCCCGCGGTGGATCGCTGCGATCCACCGGGCGATCGAAAGCCCGAGGCCTGCTCCGCCGTGGGCGCGTGATCGCGCGTCGTCGGCGCGATAGAACCGCTCGAAGACTCGGCGCAGATGCTCCGGTCGAATACCTGGCCCGGAATCGGCGACCGCGATAATGGCATCCTGACCGTCCCGATCCAGCGTCAGGGTCACATCTCCCTCGTGGGAGGCGTACGTGAAGGCGTTATCCAGCAGGATCAGAATCAGTTGGCGGAGCTGGTCGGCGTTCCCCTCGACGATTATCTGTGGGGCCGCGCCATCGACGTCCGGGGCGGGTAGTGAGATCGAGAATGGTCGGCCGTGGGCCAGAGGCGTCGCGAACCGGCCCGCGTCGCGAACGATTTCGACCAGGTCTACCGACTCCATCTCCGGTCGCCAGCCGACGTCGGCGCGGGCGAGGGTCAGGAGATTCTGGACCAGGCGCGTCATTCGGTCCACTTCGTCGCGGACGTCGGTGAGGCCCTCGCGAAGGTCTGCAGAATCGACAATGCCGCTGTCCACTTGCCGGAGCATGATCTCGCTGTTGGCGCGAAGCGCCGTCAGCGGGGTGCGCAACTCGTGAGACGCGTCGGCGACGAATCGGCGCTGAGCGTTGAATGTCTCTTCCAGCCGCGCGAGCATATCGTTGAACGTCTCGGCCAGGTCCTGAAGCTCATCGTGTGTGCGGGGCAGATCGATGCGTTGAGAGAGATCCCGGGTGCTGCCAATCGAGCGCGCGGTGTGGCTCATGCGAGCCAGCGGGCTGAGCGCGCCCTCGCTGATCACCCACGCGCCCGCTGCCAGGAGGATCGTCGCCATCGTCGACCCGATCAGCAACGTCTGCTTCAGCGCGCTGAGCGTGCGCTGGACGGGGGTGAGCGGCTCCGCGATCTGGATAAACCAGGTCTCGGCTCGTTGGGGGCTGTAGAGGGGCCCCGATAGCACGCGGACTGGCCCGTTCGCGACGGTCGTCGTATAGAAGACGGTGTCTCCCTGCGCGCTCTGTGCGAATGCCTCATTGCTGATCTGAATGACGTCGGTGCCGAGGTTATCGGAGCGCCGCTGGACGATTCCATTCTGGTCGAGAATCTGGATGTACAGCCCCGATGAGGCGAAGGGATTCGGGTTCAGGTTCGGTGGGATCACCAGCACACCGGTGCCAGGCACGAACCAGGCGTCGGGCTTCTCCTGATAGTTGCTCTGGTAGTTGCGGAATACGTTCTGTAGCCGGGAGTCCAGGCTGCTGTGTAGGTGGCGAGACATCATCACATAAATGCCGCCGCCCAGAATGAGCAACGAGGTCGCGATGAGCACTGCGGTGGCGAGTACGATGCGAACACGAATCGGCATGTAGTGATCCCGTGTGCTAGTCCCGACGCAGGACGTACCCCGCGCCACGAACGGTCTGCAGCAGGCGGCTCTCGCCGTCTGCTTCGAGCAGCCGCCGGAGATTCTTGACATAAACCTCAAGGACGTTTGACTCGCCGGGGAAGTCGTACCCCCAGACGCGCTCCATGATCACGTCACGCGGCAGCACCTGGTTGGGATGGCGCAAGAACAGCATCAGCAAGTCAAACTCGCGAGTTGTCAGGTCGATGCGTCTTGCGCTACGGTGGCCGAATCGCGTGGTTGTGTCCAACGACAGATCGTCGTAGCGCAGGATCTCGCCATTCAGCGCGAGGGATTCCTCCTCGCGCCGATCGCGACGACGAAGGAGTGCGCGGATGCGTGCGACGAGCTCCTCGAACGCGAAGGGCTTGACCAGATAGTCGTCGGCGCCAGCATCGAGGCCGGCCACGCGGTCAGCAACCTCGTCCCGGGCGGTCAGCATCAGAATCGGCACGTCCTCGCCCGCCGCGCGCAATCGCCGGCAAACCTCCAGCCCGTCGATGCCCGGGATCATGATGTCCAGCACGACGAGGTCTGGCATGTTGTCGCGGGCGAGGTCGAGAGCCTGACCGCCCGATTCCGCGACAGTGACCCGATAGCCTTCAAACGCAAGCCCGCGCCGGACGGCCGAGGCGATAGCCCGGTCATCCTCAACAATCAATACCTGAGCTTGTTCCGAAGTGGCGCCCATATGGCTCGTTCGTTTCGTGTCAGAACGTCAGTTGATCCCGAAAGCGCTGTTCGTCTTCATATGGCCCGACGACTGCAAGTGACATCCAGTCCTCGCGGATGTACTCGCGGGCAAGCATCAGCATCGATTCGGCATCGACGGCGTCGATCCGATCCATGACCTCCTCCGGCGTGAGGATTTCTCCGAATGTCAGCTCCTGCGATCCAATCCAGCCGGCGACGGAGCGAGAGTCCTCCATCCCCATCAGGATACGACCCTTGCGAAGGTCTTTGGTTCGCTGAAGCTCCTCTTCCCCGACCACGGTCGTCCTGAGCTTGTCGAGCTCGGCCATGACAGCCTGAATCGTCTCGTCAATTCGCTGCACATCGGTGCCGGCATAGACGACTCCCTGACCAACATCGGCGTATTGTCGGAAGTAGCCGTAGACGGAATAGACCAGCCCGCGTCGCTCACGAATCTCCTG is a window encoding:
- a CDS encoding HD domain-containing protein, with translation MYHRAPIPTSLAMIIATQPAGEAGRIDYAFQFAAAAHGTQLRDEGTPFIDHPVAVAAILWGELGNRDPDMIVAALMHDVLEDCAGIDPIALADLIGPRAFNLVVSVTKPPAPDERKPERDRAYLDALRLSSSDVRLLKLADRIHNLREVIHSGDPAKARRYLEASRLEFYPLALATSAVAARLVSDACDAIERYLEEMDA
- a CDS encoding ATP-binding protein yields the protein MPIRVRIVLATAVLIATSLLILGGGIYVMMSRHLHSSLDSRLQNVFRNYQSNYQEKPDAWFVPGTGVLVIPPNLNPNPFASSGLYIQILDQNGIVQRRSDNLGTDVIQISNEAFAQSAQGDTVFYTTTVANGPVRVLSGPLYSPQRAETWFIQIAEPLTPVQRTLSALKQTLLIGSTMATILLAAGAWVISEGALSPLARMSHTARSIGSTRDLSQRIDLPRTHDELQDLAETFNDMLARLEETFNAQRRFVADASHELRTPLTALRANSEIMLRQVDSGIVDSADLREGLTDVRDEVDRMTRLVQNLLTLARADVGWRPEMESVDLVEIVRDAGRFATPLAHGRPFSISLPAPDVDGAAPQIIVEGNADQLRQLILILLDNAFTYASHEGDVTLTLDRDGQDAIIAVADSGPGIRPEHLRRVFERFYRADDARSRAHGGAGLGLSIARWIAAIHRGEIDVDSELGDGTTFRVRVPITAKRIETAMATGKIPASI
- a CDS encoding response regulator transcription factor; the protein is MGATSEQAQVLIVEDDRAIASAVRRGLAFEGYRVTVAESGGQALDLARDNMPDLVVLDIMIPGIDGLEVCRRLRAAGEDVPILMLTARDEVADRVAGLDAGADDYLVKPFAFEELVARIRALLRRRDRREEESLALNGEILRYDDLSLDTTTRFGHRSARRIDLTTREFDLLMLFLRHPNQVLPRDVIMERVWGYDFPGESNVLEVYVKNLRRLLEADGESRLLQTVRGAGYVLRRD